In the Burkholderia multivorans ATCC BAA-247 genome, GGCGCGAAGCTGATCGCGATCACGGGCCGCGCGGAATCGAGCCTCGGCACGCTCGCCGACGTGAACCTGAACGCGGCGGTGTCGAAGGAAGCGTGCCCGCTGAATCTCGCGCCCACCGCGAGCACGACCGCCGCGCTCGCGCTCGGCGACGCGCTCGCCGTCGCCGTGCTCGACGCGCGCGGCTTCGGCTCCGAAGATTTCGCGCGCTCGCATCCGGGCGGCGCGCTTGGCCGGCGCCTGCTGACCTACGTGCGCGACGTGATGCGCACGGGCGACGACGTCCCGTATGTCGGGCTCGACGCGACGCTCTCGGACGCGCTGTTCCAGATCACCGCGAAGCGGATGGGCATGACGGCCGTCGTCGACACGAACCGCAAGGTCGCGGGCATCTTCACCGACGGCGACCTGCGTCGCGTGCTCGCGCGCGACGGCGATTTCCGCCGCCTGCCGATCGCCGACGTGATGACGCGCGAGCCGCGCACGATCGGCGCCGACCATCTGGCGGTCGAAGCGGTGGAACTGATGGAGCGCCACCGGATCAACCAGATGCTGGTCGTCGACGCCGATGGCGTGCTGATCGGCGCGCTGAACATGCACGACCTGTTTTCGAAGAAGGTGATTTGATGAGCGCTGCGCTGACTGCAGCCGAACGCGCGAGCCGCGTCAAGCTGATGATTTTCGACGTCGACGGCGTGCTGACCGACGGCGGCCTGCTGTTTACCGCCGCGGGCGACGCGATGAAGTCGTTCAATTCGCTGGACGGCCACGGCGTGAAGCTGCTCGGCGAAGCCGGCATCGCGACCGCGATCATCACGGGCCGCCGCTCGGAAATCGTCGCGGCGCGCGCGAAGGAAATGAAGATCACGCACCTGTTCCAGGGCGTCGAGAACAAGCTGAGCGTCTTCACCGATCTGACCGCATCGCTCGGCATCGCGCCGGACGCGTGCGGCTACATGGGCGACGACTGGCCCGATCTGCCGGTGATGCTGCGCTGCGGCTTCGCGGCTGCGCCGGCGAACGCGCATCCGGAAGTCATCGCGCGCGCGCACTGGGTCGCGGAAGCCCGCGGCGGCGAAGGCGCGGTGCGCGAAGTGTGCGATACGGTACTGCGCGCGCAGCGCCGCTACGACGCGCTGCTGGCAGCCGCGTGCGGAGCCTGACGGATGAACCCGCATTTCCGCTGGACCCAGTTGCTCCCGCTCGTTGCCGTCGCGGCGCTCGCGGGCATTACATGGTGGCTGCTGCAGGCGACGCTGCCGCCGCCCGGCGAAGGCGTCGCGCAGCCGAAGCGCCACACGCCCGACTATTTCGCGGACAACTTCTCGGTCACCGAGCTCGACCAGTCCGGCACGACGCAGTACCGGCTGACGGCCGCGAAGCTCGTCCACTACGAAGACACCGAGTCGAGCGACCTGACGATGCCCGCGATGCGCGCGTTCCAGCCCGGCAAGCCGGTGGTCACGACCACCGCGAAGCGCGGCACGGTCAACGGCGACGTGTCGATCGTCGATCTGTACGACGACGCGCGGATCCTGCGCGCGGCCGGCGGCGGCGACCCGCAGATGCAGGCCGATTCGCAGCATTTCCGTATCTTCGTCAATGACGACGTGATCCAGACCGAAAAGCCGGTTAAACTTCAGCGCGGCCTGTCGCTCGTCAACGCGACCGACGGCATGAAGTACAACAACGTCACCCGGGTCATCGAGCTTTACGGCAACGTGCGCGGCACGATCGCCGCGTCGGACGCGTCCGGCGGCTCGAAAGGTCAACCCAAGTGACGCTTCCCTCACGTGACTGCATGAACGAACCGTTCCCTCGACAGAATTCCGGCGGCGCTGCGCGCGCCGTCCGCGCCGCGCTCGCCGCGACGCTCGTCGCCCTGCCCCTCGTCGGCCTGGCGCCGCTCGCCCACGCCGAGAAGGCCGACCAGAACAAGCCGATCAACGTCGAGGCGGACAACCTGACCTATGACGACCTGAAGCAGGTCACCGTCGCCACCGGCAACGTCGTGATCACGAAGGGCACGATCAAGATCACCGGCGATCGCGTCGAAGTGCGCCAGGATCCGGAGGGCTATCAGTACGCGACGTCGTTCGGCAGCGGCAAGAAGCACGCGACGTTCCGCCAGAAGCGCGAAGGTCTCGACGAATACATCGACGGCGACGCCGAGCGCATCGACTACGACGGCAAGCAGGATCTCACCACGCTGACCACCGCCGCCACCGTGCGTCGCCTGCAGGGCACGTCGACGATCGCCGACACCGTGCACGGCAGCGTGATCACGTACGACGGCCAGCACGACTTCTACACCGCGAAGGGCGGCAAGGACGTCGCGGCGCCCGGCAATCCGAACGGTCGCGTGCGCGCGATGCTGTCGCCGAAGAACGGCGGCCCGGGCCCGATGAACGGTGCGCCGGCGAAGCTGTCGCCGTCGACCACGATCCAGGGAGCGCCCGGTCAATGAACGCGCTCCCGAATCGCCAGCCGGCCGGCACCACGAGTTCGCTCGTCGTACGCAACCTGAAGAAGCGCTACGGCTCGCGCACAGTCGTCAAGGACGTATCGCTCGACGTGAAGAGCGGCGAAGTGGTCGGCCTGCTCGGCCCGAACGGCGCCGGCAAGACGACCTCGTTCTACATGATCGTCGGCCTCGTGCCGCTCGACGCGGGCGAGATCTCGTTGAACGGCAGCTCGATCAGCCTGCTGCCGATCCACAAGCGCGCGTCGCTCGGCCTGTCGTATCTGCCGCAGGAAGCGTCGGTGTTCCGCAAGCTGACCGTCGAGGAGAACATCCGCGCGGTGCTCGAGCTGCAGCACGGCGACGACGGCAAGCGGCTGTCGAAGGACGCGATCGCGTCGCGCACCGAAGCGCTGCTCGACGAGCTGCAGATCGGCCATCTGCGCGAGAACCCCGCGCTGTCGCTGTCCGGCGGCGAGCGACGCCGCGTCGAAATCGCGCGCGCGCTCGCGACGAACCCGAGCTTCATCCTGCTCGACGAACCGTTCGCGGGCGTCGATCCGATCGCGGTGCTCGAGATCCAGAAGATCGTCAAGTTCCTGAAACAGCGCAACATCGGCGTGCTGATCACCGATCACAACGTGCGCGAAACGCTCGGCATCTGCGACCACGCGTACATCATCAGCGACGGCTCCGTGCTTGCGGCCGGCGCACCGAACGAGATCATCGAGAACGAAAGCGTTCGCCGCGTGTATCTCGGCGAACATTTCCGCATGTAACGCGCCGCTGGCAGCGCCCGCCCGGCCGTGCCGCGCGGGGCCGCGCCCAGCCTCGCGGACGTGCCGCCGGCCGGGCGGCGCGCCACGCGTAATCGCGGATGGCTCAATGCGCCTGGGTCGTGGCAAACTGCCGGTATGACTCCCTCTCTGCCATGAAAGCCAGCCTCCAACTCCGCCTGTCGCAACATCTGGCGCTGACGCCCCAGCTACAGCAGTCGATCCGGCTCCTGCAGTTGTCGACGCTCGAATTGCAGCAGGAAGTGGCGATGGCGGTCGCCCAGAACCCGCTGCTCGAGAACGACGACGAATGGATCGCGAGTCCGCTGCGCGTTGCGGCGGACGGCTCGCTGATCGCGCAGACGCCGCCCGTGTCGAACGGCGAGCCGGCCATCGCGAACGGCAACGGCCAGTCGAGCGATCGTGCGGAGCGCGACGAACCGGCCGGCGCCGACGAATACGACGGCTACGCGGCCGGCGACGCGAGCGACGGCCCGCAGTGGAACCTCGACGAATTCGGCCGCGCGAGCGGCGCCTCCGACGACGACGATCTGCCGCCGCTGCAGGTACAGGAAGCGGCGACGTCGCTGCGCGATCATCTGTCCGCGCAGCTGCGCGTCACGCAGGCAAGCCCGCGCGATCGCGCGCTCGTGATGTTCCTGATCGAGTCGCTCGACGACGACGGCTACCTGACCGCATCGCTCGACGAGGTGCTCGCCGATCTGCCGCCCGAACTCGAAGTCGACTGCGACGAACTGAACGCGGCGCTCGCGCTGCTGCACAGCTTCGATCCGGCCGGCGTCGGCGCGCGTTCGGCATCGGAATGCCTGAAGCTGCAGCTGCTGCGGCTCGATCCGTCCCCGACGCGCACGCTCGCGCTCGAGATCGTGTCGCAACATCTGGAACTGCTCGCCGCGCGCGATTTCACGCGGTTGCGCAAGCATCTGAAGGCCACCGACGACGCGCTGCGCGACGCACACGCGCTGATCCGCTCGCTCGAGCCGTTCCCCGGCGCGGCCTACGGCAAGGCCGAAGCCGACTACGTGGTGCCCGACATCATCGTGAAGAAAGTCGGCCAGGGCTGGCAGGCCGAACTCAATCCCGAGGTCGTGCCGAAGCTGCGCATCAACAACCTGTACGCGAACATCCTGCGCAACAGCCGCGGCGATCCGTCGGCCGGCTCGCTGAAGCAGCAGCTGCAGGAAGCGCGCTGGCTCATCAAGAACATCCAGCAGCGGTTCGACACGATCCTGCGCGTCGCGCAGGCGATTGTCGAACGTCAGAAGAATTTCTTTGCGCACGGCGAAATTGCCATGCGCCCCTTGGTTTTGCGGGAAATAGCTGATACGCTGGGCCTACACGAGTCGACTGTCAGCCGTGTGACAACGGGCAAGTACATGCTGACCCCGTTCGGGACGCTTGAATTTAAGTACTTCTTCGGATCGCACGTCTCGACCGACACCGGTGGCGCCGCATCGTCGACCGCCATCCGTGCCCTCATCAAGCAACTGATAGGAGCCGAAGACCCCAAATCGCCACTTTCGGACAGCCGCATTGCCGAGCTGCTGGCAGAACAAGGCTTCGTGGTCGCGCGCCGCACGGTTGCGAAATATCGCGAAGCCCTCAGGATCCCGGCAGTGAATCTGCGCAAGTCTCTTTAAGCCTGCTGCCTGCCCGGCGGCAGGCGTGTTCCGGCCACCGCGCACACGGGGAACAGGCCGGGCGACCTGTCCGCGATTCGCCGCCTCGTGCGGGACGGGCAAGTCGACCGGAGCGCCGCCTCGATGCGGCCGGGTGGTCACTCGCTTGGAGAAGCACTATGAACCTGAAGATCAGTGGACATCATCTCGAAGTCACGCCTGCGATTCGCGAATACGTGATCACCAAGCTGGACCGGGTGCTACGGCATAGCGATCAGGTGATCGATGGCACTGTGATCCTCTCGGTCGACAACCACAAGGAAAAGGACAAGCAGCAGCGTGCGGAAATCAATCTGCACCTGAAGGGCAAGGACATCTTCGTCGAAAGTTCGAACGGCAACCTGTATGCAGCGATCGATCTGCTGATCGACAAGCTGGACCGCCAGGTCGTCAAGCACATGGAGCGCCTGCAGACGCACGCGCACGATCCGATCAAGCTGCAGCCGGCCGTCGACCAGATCGAACTGCCGCCGCAATAACCGTTACCGCAACACAGCGCCGCCCGGTTCGCCGGGCGTTTTTTTTGCGGTGCCGCGCAGCGGCGCCGAGGGTCGGCCGCGCTGCACCACGCGCGCGGCTGTGTTCTATAATGCTCCGGTTATCGCCGGGGGGCGTTGATCCGGTCGCCGTGCGTTGCAAGCTTCCGATGCCGAACGCCTTGATATCGTCGAACATGGACCATCAGTCTGCCGCCGCAAGGAGACCCCAGGCCGTCCAATCGCCTGCCAACATGAATCGCCTAGCCAAAATCCTGCCCATAGAGAACGTCGTCATCGACCTCTCCGTCACCAGCAAGAAACGCGTTTTCGAACAAGCCGGGCTGATCTTCGAGAATCAGAACGGCATCGCTCGCAGCACCGTCACGGACAATCTGTTCGCGCGCGAGCGCCTCGGCTCGACCGGTCTCGGCGAAGGCGTCGCGATTCCGCACGGACGCATCAAGGGCCTCAAGCATCCGCTCGCGGCATTCGTGCGGCTCGCCGATGCGATCCCGTTCGAGGCCCCCGACGGCCAGCCGGTTTCCCTCCTGATTTTCCTGCTCGTTCCCGAGCAAGCCACACAGCAGCACCTCGAGATCCTGTCTGAAATCGCGCAGCTGCTGTCCGATCGCGACGCGCGCGAGCGTCTGCACAACGAAACGGATCCCGCCGAGTTGCATCGCCTGCTCACTCAGTGGCAACCTTGAGCTGATCCGGGCGGAATATTTTCCCGAACGACGCGGCCGGCGCCGCCGCGCACGGCCACCCGGCGCCGGTCCGGCATCGCGACGTCCGTCGCCGTGCATCGATACCGGCTCATTGGAGTGACGCAGTCATGGATACGTCCAGCATCAACGCCCAGAGCATCTTCGACGACAACGCGGCCACGCTGAAGCTCAGCTGGCTGACGGGGCATGAAGGCTGGGAGCGCGGCTTCTCCGCCGATACCGTCGCGAACGCGACGTCGAGCGCCGACCTCGTCGGCCACCTGAACCTGATCCACCCGAACCGGATCCAGGTGCTCGGCGAAGCCGAGATCGACTATTACCAGCGGCAGACCGACGAAGACCGTTCGCGGCACATGGCCGAACTGATCGCGCTCGAACCGCCGTTCCTCGTCGTCGCCGGCGGCGCCGCGGCGCCGCCCGAGCTGGTGCTGCGCTGCACGCGTTCCTCCACGCCGCTGTTCACGACGCCGATGTCCGCAGCGGCGGTCATCGACAGCCTGCGTCTCTACATGTCGCGTATCCTCGCGCCGCGCGCGACGCTGGACGGCGTGTTTCTCGACATCCTCGGGATGGGCGTGCTGCTCACGGGCGACTCGGGCCTCGGCAAGAGCGAGCTCGGCCTCGAACTGATCAGCCGCGGTCACGGGCTCGTCGCCGACGATGCCGTCGATTTCGTCAGACTTGGCCCCGATTTCGTCGAAGGCCGCTGCCCGCCGCTGCTGCAGAACCTGCTGGAAGTGCGCGGCCTCGGCTTGCTCGACATCAAGACGATCTTCGGCGAAACCGCGGTACGGCGGAAGATGAAGCTGAAGCTGATCGTGCAGCTCGTGCGGCGCCCCGACGGCGAATTCCAGCGCCTGCCGCTCGAAAGCCAGACCGTCGACGTGCTCGGCCTGCCGATCAGCAAGGTGACGATTCAGGTGGCGGCCGGCCGCAACCTCGCGGTGCTCGTCGAGGCCGCCGTGCGCAATACGATCCTGCAGCTGCGCGGCATCGACACGTTGCGCGATTTCATGGATCGGCAACGACTCGCGATGCAGGATCCCGAAAGTCAGTTCCCCGGCAAGCTCGTCTAGCGTCGGCGCATCGCCGCACACCGCCGCGATGCGCCGAGCCGGTGCTATGATGAAACGTCAGTTTTCCCAGGTTCCCATGCGCATCGTCCTCATCACCGGCATTTCCGGCTCCGGCAAGTCCGTCGCGCTGAACGCGCTCGAAGACGCCGGCTATTATTGCGTCGACAACCTGCCGCCGCATGTGCTGCCCGAGCTCGCCCGCTACCTCGACGAAGCCGGTCAGCGCCGGCTCGCGGTCGCGATCGACGCGCGTTCGAGCGCGTCGCTCGACGAAATGCCCGGCCTGATCCGCTCGCTGTCGCGCGAGCACGACCTGCGCGTGCTGTTCCTGAACGCGAGCACGCAGGCGCTGATCCAGCGCTTCTCCGAAACGCGGCGGCGCCATCCGCTGTCCGGTTCGCCGTCGCACGATGCGAACGTCGGGCTGCTGTCGTCGCTCGAGGAAGCGATCGAGCGCGAACGCGAACTCGTTGCGCCGCTCGCCGAATTCGGCCATCAGATCGATACCAGCACGTTGCGTGCGAACGTATTGCGCACGTGGGTCAAGCGCTTCATCGAGCAGAACAGCAACGACCTGATGCTGATGTTCGAATCGTTCGGCTTCAAGCGCGGCGTGCCGCTCGACGCCGACCTGATGTTCGACGTGCGCGCGCTGCCGAATCCGTATTACGACCACGAGCTGCGCCCGCTCACCGGGCTCGACCAGCCGGTCATCGCCTTCCTCGACGCACTGCCGATCGTCCATCAGATGATCGACGACATCCATGCGTTCCTGATGAAATGGCTGCCGCATTTCCGCGAAGACAACCGGAGCTATCTGACCGTCGCCATCGGCTGTACGGGCGGCCAGCACCGGTCGGTGTTCATCGCGGAAACGCTTGCCGCGCGCTTTGCGTCCGCGGCGAACGTGATCGTGCGGCATCGTGACGCGCCGGTGGATGTCGACGCGTCGTCGCGGCTCGTCACCGAGGTCGACCGACCTTAGCGACGCCCGCTCCTCCGTCGGCGCGCCATGTCTTCCCTATCGACCACCCTGATCGACCTGCCGCTGTTTCCGCTGCACACGGTGCTGTTCCCCGGAGGCTTGCTGCCGCTGAAGGTGTTCGAGGCGCGCTATCTCGACATGGCGCGCACCTGCCTGCGTGACGACGCGCCGTTCGGCGTGTGTCTGCTGAAAAGCGGTCCGGAGGTCGCGCAGGACGGCGCGGTGTCGGTGCCCGAGACGATCGGCTGCATGGCGCGCATCATCGAATGCGATACGGGCGAATTCGGGATGCTCTATCTGCAGGCGATCGGCACGCAGCGCTTCGAGCTGCTGTCGTATCGCGTCGAATCGAACGGGCTGCTGGTCGGCATCGCGGAGCCGCTGCCCGACGACATCCCGCTCGAAGGCGAGCAGGCGCTCGCGCAGTTCGGCTCGTGCGCCGAAGTGCTCGAGCGCATCATCAGCGCGCTGCAGAAATCGGAGCCCGGGCGCCTGCCATTCGCCGAACCGTTCCGTCTCGACGATCCGAGCTGGGTGTCGAACCGCCTCGCGGAACTGCTGCCGCTCGACCTGCGCGCACGGCAAAAGCTCATGGAGTTTCCCGATGTGGGCGCGCGCATCGACGCGGTCCACCACGTGCTCGACCGGCACGGCTGGCTCTGAGCGCGGCCGCGCTCGGCCCGGCTTCGTTCGTTACAGCAGCGGCCCGCTCAGCGCGTCGAGCAGCTTGCGCACCGGCGCCGGCACGCCGTAGGCATCGAGTCCGCTCAGCGGCACCCATGCAGTATCGGCATCCTGCGCCTGAGCAAACGGCACGGCCGCGGCCTCACTCGCGACATCGCTGAGCCGCGGTTCGATCTCGAGCCGGAAATGCGTAAACGTATGCGTCAGCGGCGCGAGCGGCACCGGGCCGCCGCCGCCGAAACGGCGTGCGAGATCCGCGAGCTCGGCATCGCCGTCGGCCTGCGGCAAACTCCACAAGCCGCCCCAGATGCCGGCCGGCGGACGCCGCTCGAGCAGGACGGCGTCGCCGTCGCGCAGCACGAGCATCCAGGTCTTGCGCGTCGGCACCGCCTTTTTCGGCCGCGCGGCCGGCAGTTCGCGCTGCCGCCCGGTCGACTGCGCGACGCAGTCGCCCGCGAACGGACAACGCGTGCAGTCGGGCTTGCCGCGCACGCAGAGCGTCGCGCCGAGATCCATCAACCCTTGTGTGTACGCGCTCACGTCGTCCGGATGCGCCGCGTCGGGCAACAGCGATTCGGCGAGCGCCCACATGTCGTTTTCGACGCGCTTCTCGCCGGGAAACCCTTCGATGCCGAATACGCGCGCGAGCACGCGCTTCACGTTGCCGTCGAGGATCGTCGCGCGTGCGCCGTAGGCGAACGATGCGATCGCCGCGGCCGTCGAGCGGCCGATGCCCGGCAGTTCGGCGAGCGCATCCGGCGTGGCCGGAAATGCGCCGCCGTGCTCGGCGACGACGACCTGCGCGCAGCGATGCAGGTTGCGCGCACGCGAGTAATAGCCGAGGCCGGCCCACAGCGCCATCACGTCGTCGATCGGCGCGGCCGCAAGCGCGGCGACGTCCGGATAGCGTTCGAGAAAGCGCGTGTAATACGGCACGACGGTCGACACCTGCGTCTGCTGCAGCATGATTTCCGACAGCCAGATCCGGTACGGATCGCGCGTGTTCTGCCACGGCAGGTCGTGGCGGCCGTGCTGGCGCTGCCACGCGATCAGGCGCGGCGCGAACGTGCGATGCAGCGGCGTGACGGGAAAAGGAGCGGGGGCGATGCGGGGCGGCTTCAAGTTTTGGAATCGGGAAAAGGAAGGTTCAACGCTGGCACGTCGGACAGAAGTAAGTCGAGCGCTGGCCCTGCACGATCTGCCGGATCGGCGTGCCGCACACGCGGCACGGCTCGCCCGCGCGATCGTAGACGAAGCAGTCGAGCTGGAAGTAGCCGCTCTCGCCGTTGCTGCCGACGAAATCGCGCAGCGTGCTGCCGCCGCGGTCGATCGCGTCCGCGAGCGTCGCGCGCACCGCGTCGGCGAGCCGTTCGTAGCGCGGGAGCGAGACTTTGCCGGCGGCCGTCGTCGGCCGGATGCCCGCGCGAAACAGGCTCTCCGACGCGTAGATGTTGCCGACGCCGACCACGATGTCGCCCGCGAGCAGCGCCTGCTTGACGGACACCGTGCGGCCGCGCGTGCGCCGATGCAGCAGCGCGCCGTCGAACGCCGGCGAAAACGGCTCGACGCCAAGGCTCGCGAGCAGCGGATGCGCATGCACGTCGCCCGCTTCGCGCGGATGCCACAGCACGGCGCCGAACCGGCGCGGATCGCGAAAGCGCAGCACGAATTCGTCGAAGATCCAGTCGATGTGATCGTGCTTCGCGGCGACGGGCACGCCGCCTGCGGGCAGCACGCGCAGCGTGCCCGTCATGCCGAGATGGACGATGAACCAGCCCGCATCGACCTCGAACAGCAGATACTTGCCGCGACGCTCGACGGCGAGCACCTCGCGCGCGCGCAATTGCTCCGCGAGCTCCGCCGGCACGGGCCAGCGCAGCATCGCGGTGCGGACGTCGACACGCTCGACGCGGCGGCCCGCGACAAAGGGCGCAATGCCCCGCCGCGTGACTTCGACTTCTGGCAACTCTGGCATGTTTTGCGGGTCTGAAGCTGGATGATCACGATCGTGCGTGTATTGTAGCGAGCGCGATACAATCGGTTGAAACATCGAACGGATTTCCATGACCCTGCCCTCGAAGCTGCTTCTGAAGCGCCCCGCCGCCGCGGGCGGCACGCGCGCGTTCCCGGTCCGCCGCGCGCTTGGCGCGGCCTTGCTCGCCGTCTGGACCCTGACCGCCTTTCCGGCTCACGCACAGGATCCGGCATCGGACGACGCGGAGTCGCAGGGTGCGTTCGATCACGTGATGCCGGACGAGAAGAAGGATCTGCCGGCCGTCCCGCTCACGAGCCAGATCGTCTATCAGGTGCTCGCGGCCGAGGTCGCGCTTCAGCGCAATCAGCCGGCCCCCGCGTACCAGACCTATCTCGCGCTCGCGCGCGACACGCGCGATCCGCGCATGGCGCAGCGCGCCACCGAAATCGCGCTCGGCGCGCAGAGCCCGGCCGACGCGTTGTCGGCCGCGAATCTGTGGCGCCAGTACGCGCCCGATTCGAATCGTGCATCGCAAGTCGACGCGGCGCTGCTCGTGCTCGCCGGCAAGCCAGCCGACGCGCAGCCGATGCTCGCCCGCGAACTCGCGCGCGCAACCGGCGACACGCGCGGCCCGGCGATCCTCGCGCTGCAGGCGCTGCTCGCGCGCGGCGCCGACCGCGTCGGTGGTCTCGCGGTGCTGAAGGACATGCTGAAGAACGACATGAACCGGCCGGAGGCGCATCTCGCGATCGCGCGGCAGCAGCTCGCGGTCGACGACAAGGACGGCGCCGCGCAGTCGCTGCGACGCGCGCTGCAGATCCGCCCCGACTACCTGCCCGCCGCGCTGATGCTGTCGCAGATGGGGCCGGCGGAGCGTGCGGCCGGCATCGCGTCGTTCGAGAAATACGTTCAGCAGAATCCAAAGTCGCGCGATGCGCGGCTCGCGCTGTCGCAGCTGTATCTGGCCGACGATCGGCTCGACGATGCGCAAAAGCAGTTCGAAACGATGCGCAAGCTCGATT is a window encoding:
- a CDS encoding tetratricopeptide repeat protein — encoded protein: MTLPSKLLLKRPAAAGGTRAFPVRRALGAALLAVWTLTAFPAHAQDPASDDAESQGAFDHVMPDEKKDLPAVPLTSQIVYQVLAAEVALQRNQPAPAYQTYLALARDTRDPRMAQRATEIALGAQSPADALSAANLWRQYAPDSNRASQVDAALLVLAGKPADAQPMLARELARATGDTRGPAILALQALLARGADRVGGLAVLKDMLKNDMNRPEAHLAIARQQLAVDDKDGAAQSLRRALQIRPDYLPAALMLSQMGPAERAAGIASFEKYVQQNPKSRDARLALSQLYLADDRLDDAQKQFETMRKLDSKDPTPLMALALIKIQQKKLDDATAYLKQYVQLGAKQPDLDVGQGYIYLAQIAIEQGNEAQASQWLDKVDQTSQHYLPAQITRAQLLQKQGKTDEARKVLDDLPVTDPRDAAVIARTDASILFTAKRYAEAEARLSRAVDDFPDDPDLRYDYAMAAEKTGHYAAMEKQLRELIRTQPDNPQAYNALGYSLADRNQRLPEANKLIEKALSLAPNDAYIMDSLGWVKYRMGDTAGAAKILRRAYDLQPNAEIGAHLGEVLWKSGAQDDARSAWRAAQKLEPDNETLVQTLKRFQINGL
- the mutM gene encoding bifunctional DNA-formamidopyrimidine glycosylase/DNA-(apurinic or apyrimidinic site) lyase, producing the protein MPELPEVEVTRRGIAPFVAGRRVERVDVRTAMLRWPVPAELAEQLRAREVLAVERRGKYLLFEVDAGWFIVHLGMTGTLRVLPAGGVPVAAKHDHIDWIFDEFVLRFRDPRRFGAVLWHPREAGDVHAHPLLASLGVEPFSPAFDGALLHRRTRGRTVSVKQALLAGDIVVGVGNIYASESLFRAGIRPTTAAGKVSLPRYERLADAVRATLADAIDRGGSTLRDFVGSNGESGYFQLDCFVYDRAGEPCRVCGTPIRQIVQGQRSTYFCPTCQR